A genomic region of Cannabis sativa cultivar Pink pepper isolate KNU-18-1 chromosome 1, ASM2916894v1, whole genome shotgun sequence contains the following coding sequences:
- the LOC133033673 gene encoding uncharacterized protein LOC133033673, whose translation MRTINEAVTKANLVPPPPAPEVHEPSTSAGPSAPTSTTVDTDLAKRLDSIEARLEKLESQQEAVMLAQTGLVNSHLSMRRSFTESQKDLKETLLAKMDELMAMVKGAPTPGEPSPAPQNEEQVESDNEDVFPEDWEADDNEAPSTPLEAIITAIGDTQSQDEVLLLPGPPENVPFVRKRKPPKYLNDYTAEKKKRRVLPENVDPERPTDRRLLRTFKRWLIGDIPNARPKNVHTGVGDVKFFTTLFLKAEWLHDDHIDAISHLMMRRRHHFPELYPQPGVILDTTLPQFLIGIWSCQTGDRSTFEWPDAVNQYYLGMESRYMPCWKDLNFIYFVLYFDHQKHWVAVEVDIDMWQIRVYDNDLACTTDAQFDAIMLPWTQLFPHLLRSTGYYDQVNNNILNVDLGDSSQLRSMHARRMPSEVVPQSRTSGDCGVYALEYIEHLMLNRSLDNITDDNMRMFRDRWCVDLFYQNLTW comes from the exons ATGAGG ACCATCAACGAGGCCGTGACAAAGGCAAATTTAGTTCCACCACCACCGGCACCTGAAGTACACGAGCCATCTACATCAGCAGGTCCTTCTGCTCCAACCAGTACAACTGTGGACACTGACCTTGCAAAGAGGTTGGATAGCATTGAGGCCCGGCTGGAGAAGCTTGAGTCCCAGCAGGAAGCCGTCATGTTGGCACAGACGGGGTTAGTAAATAGCCATCTCAGTATGAGGCGGTCCTTCACAGAGAGTCAGAAAGATCTGAAGGAGACTCTACTGGCTAAGATGGACGAGTTGATGGCAATGGTAAAAGGAGCTCCCACACCTGGAGAGCCCTCACCTGCACCGCAAAATGAGGAACAAGTGGAGAGTGATAACGAAGATGTCTTCCCAGAAGATTGGGAAGCAGATGATAACGAGGCACCGTCAACTCCATTGGAAGCAATTATCACGGCCATTGGTGATACACAATCACAGGACGAAGTCCTACTTCTACCTGGACCCCCAGAAAATGTGCCATTTGTGAGGAAGAGGAAGCCGCCAAAGTACTTGAACGACTACACTGCCGAAAAGAAAAAGAGGCGAGTTCTTCCAGAGAACGTAGACCCGGAGAGACCAACAGACCGTAGATTGCTTCGTACGTTCAAGAGGTGGTTGATTGGAGACATTCCCAATGCCCGACCTAAGAATGTGCACACCGGTGTTGGCGATGTCAAGTTCTTCACAACATTGTTTCTAAAGGCGGAGTGGCTTCACGATGAT cACATAGATGCCATATCACACTTGATGATGAGGAGACGCCATCATTTTCCAGAGTTGTACCCTCAGCCAGGTGTGATTTTGGACACAACACTTCCACAATTCCTCATAGGCATTTGGAGCTGCCAGACTGGTGACAGAAGTACGTTTGAATGGCCAGATGCAGTGAACCAGTACTATCTGGGTATGGAGAGCCGTTACATGCCATGTTGGAAGGATTTGAACTTCATATACTTCGTCCTGTACTTCGATCATCAAAAACATTGGGTTGCTGTTGAGGTAGATATTGATATGTGGCAGATTCGGGTGTACGATAATGATTTAGCATGCACCACCGACGCACAGTTTGATGCCATCATGCTACCTTGGACTCAGTTGTTTCCACATCTGCTGAGGTCTACTGGCTATTATGATCAAGTGAACAACAACATTCTGAATGTGGACTTAGGGGACAGTAGCCAACTCAGATCAATGCATGCTAGACGCATGCCGAGTGAGGTGGTTCCCCAAAGTAGAACAAG TGGTGATTGCGGGGTGTATGCACTTGAGTACATCGAACACCTAATGCTGAATCGGTCCTTGGACAACATTACAGATGATAACATGAGAATGTTCAGAGATCGGTGGTGTGTAGACTTGTTTTATCAGAACTTAACGTGGTAA
- the LOC133033667 gene encoding uncharacterized protein LOC133033667 produces MKPIRRKNNVSREISISCTKKIQKQKKSDPKFTDDETSLPINSTKTIDWLPNDLIVDILAHVATISISDFFNAKLSWKLFNKLAKDNDHYIYNKLSLDELSCHPWDLYMSKEATTLFTKCLNSQNSEAMYRVGVTEYLNFHKKKKSGMELLEKAANAGHLGASYFMGIILICKEEDESDDETKQSGIRHGIQLLGRIKTSAQMRECREKLKHIVQKLWLTQNHNFLIPKLFQCQFPNRKPNSWPLLDDYSHTLCCNTCRFNYEIVYVCNLVAGTSLFSCQTCQQ; encoded by the exons ATGAAGCCGATAAGGAGAAAGAATAATGTCTCAAGAGAAATCAGTATTTCTTGTACaaagaaaattcaaaaacaaaaaaagagtgACCCAAAATTTACAGATGATGAGACTAGTCTTCCAATAAATTCAACAAAGACTATTGATTGGCTTCCCAATGATTTAATTGTGGATATACTAGCTCATGTTGCTACCATatcaatttctgattttttcaaTGCTAAATTAAG TTGGAAATTGTTTAATAAATTAGCCAAAGATAATGATcactatatttataataaactaTCACTTGATGAGCTTTCTTGTCACCCATGGGATTTGTACATGTCCAAGGAAGCAACTACCCTCTTCACGAAATGCCTCAACAGTCAAAATTCAGAAGCCATGTATCGAGTAGGAGTG acTGAATACTTGAATTTTCACAAGAAAAAGAAGTCCGGTATGGAATTGTTAGAAAAAGCTGCCAATGCAGGTCATCTTGGAGCTTCTTATTTTATGGGTATCATCTTAATTtgtaaagaagaagatgaaagtGATGATGAAACAAAGCAAAGTGGTATTAGGCATGGAATACAATTGTTGGGTCGTATTAAAACAAGTGCCCAAATGAGAGAATGTCGTGAGAAATTGAAGCATATAGTTCAAAAATTATGGCTTACTCaaaatcataactttctcaTTCCAAAGTTATTTCAGTGCCAATTTCCAAACCGGAAACCAAATTCGTGGCCTTTGTTGGATGATTATTCGCATACGTTATGTTGCAACACATGCCGATTTAACTATGAAATTGTTTATGTTTGCAATTTAGTAGCTGGTACTTCTTTGTTTTCATGTCAAACTTGTCAacaataa
- the LOC133033671 gene encoding putative RING-H2 finger protein ATL50 yields the protein MAVVSRRYVRLSFDDTPYIPNFTRHDGIKFIVFHVRLSHTIIDYSENLLLPTTTTTKTHYLDQRSFLIMHDTLTQIVLMGSNLELPFIDLATPHISTFALRNLEANPNSLYVAVSINIHTITARFPTPLQQQQQDEDVLDRSFREALDTVQTVPATQDSIRALQDLSDDDDGLSSETCSICLEKISSFGDCRSKGVEMPCSHVFHKDCIVQWLEISHLCPLCRYPMPTTTSSSS from the coding sequence ATGGCGGTTGTTAGTCGTCGCTACGTGAGGTTGAGTTTTGATGATACTCcttatattcctaattttactCGTCATGATGGTATCAAATTTATAGTCTTTCATGTACGCTTAAGCCACACAATCATCGACTACTCTGAGAATTTATTATTACCAACTACCACTACTACTAAGACACATTACCTTGACCAAAGAAGCTTCTTGATAATGCATGACACCCTCACTCAAATCGTTCTCATGGGGTCGAATTTAGAGCTCCCCTTCATCGATCTCGCTACCCCCCACATATCAACTTTTGCGTTGCGCAATTTAGAAGCCAACCCCAACTCCCTCTATGTCGCTGTATCTATCAATATCCATACCATAACTGCACGCTTTCCTACTCCTCTTCAGCAACAGCAGCAAGACGAGGATGTACTTGACCGTAGCTTCAGAGAGGCGCTTGACACTGTTCAGACTGTCCCTGCCACGCAAGACTCCATTCGCGCCCTTCAAGACTTAAGCGATGATGACGACGGTTTGAGTAGCGAGACTTGCAGTATCTGTTTGGAGAAGATTTCATCTTTTGGTGATTGTAGAAGCAAAGGGGTAGAGATGCCTTGTTCTCATGTGTTTCACAAGGATTGCATTGTTCAATGGCTCGAAATTAGCCACTTGTGCCCTTTGTGCCGCTACCCAATGCCTACCAccacttcttcttcatcttga